In Vigna unguiculata cultivar IT97K-499-35 chromosome 3, ASM411807v1, whole genome shotgun sequence, a single genomic region encodes these proteins:
- the LOC114176424 gene encoding ABC transporter B family member 21-like, which yields MTSTEMIATSDQTPVEGSKTTQEKMVGMMQDSKENKVKNETNKTVPFYKLFSFADSQDSLLMLVGAISAVANGICTPLLTIFVGDAIDALGGHADNKQVLHEVSKVSLKIASIGAVAFLAAFLQVSSWVITGERQAARIRGLYLKAILRQDISFFDKETNSGEVVGRMSGDTVLIQEAMGEKLGKFIQNVSSFLGAITLAFTKGWLLSLVLLSSVPLLVLSGSLMSLAFAKMASRGQSAYAEAATVVEQTIGSIRTVASFTGEKQAIAQYNQYLTKAYRISVQEGVVSGFGLGSFQLFSICTYGLAIWFGGKMVLEKGYTGGQVIGVFWTIMSGCLRLGQASPSLKAFSAGKAAAYKMFETIKRQPDIDAYDSSGQQLDDISGNIEFREVCFSYPSRPDEQIFNRFSISISSGTTAALVGQSGSGKSTVISLIERFYDPQDGEVLIDGINMREFQLKWIRKKIGLVSQEPVLFTGSIKENIAYGKDWATDEEIRAAAELANAIKFIDEFPHGLDTMVGERGTQLSGGQKQRISIARAILKDPRILLLDEATSALDVESERVVQETLDRIMINRTTVIVAHRLSTIRNADMIAVIHQGKLQEKGSYAELTNDPDGALSQLIRLQEFRRESKQHDTNYTDQQENFIDSEQQLNLQFSFPLSLSPRRGNNSHHSFRMSNAMPITSEKGPEVLSSAALHKPREVSFVRIAYLNKPEIPVLLMGTLAAAATGALQPTMGLLLSNMINTFFEPADELRKNSKFWSLIFVALGIAAFIFIPLRSYFFGVAGSKLIKRIRLMCFEKIIHMEMGWFDKAENSSGVLGARLSTDAASIRTLVGDALGLLIQDISTALTALVIAFDANWQLSLIILVLVPLVLLNGYVQMKSMQGFSTDAKKLYEEASQVANDAVGNMRTVASFCAEEKVMELYQKKCLGPIQTSIRLGLISGAGFGLSIFFLYAVNACGYYVGARLIENGKASFSDVFRVFYVIIMAAIAMSKSGFLTPAASKAKCSVASIFAILDQKSSIDPGDESRMTLQEVKGEIEFHHVTFKYPTRPNALVFKDLSLTIHAGETVALVGKSGSGKSTMLSLLQRFYDPDSGQITLDGTEVQKLQLKWFRQQMGLVSQEPVLFNDTIRANIAYGKGGDATEAEIIAAAELANAHKFISSLQQGYDTLVGVRGIQLSGGQKQRVAIARSIVKNPKILLLDEATSALDAESERMVQDALDRVRVDRTTIVVAHRLSTIKDADSIAVVEYGVIAEKGKHETLLNKGGTYASLVALHISASSS from the exons ATGACTTCAACTGAGATGATAGCAACAAGTGATCAAACACCAGTTGAAGGATCCAAAACTACACAAGAAAAGATGGTTGGCATGATGCAAGATTCCAAGGAAAACAAGGTGAAGAATGAAACCAACAAAACAGTACCCTTTTACAAACTTTTCTCATTTGCAGACTCTCAGGATAGTCTTCTGATGCTTGTTGGGGCAATAAGTGCTGTTGCTAATGGAATCTGTACGCCTTTACTGACTATATTTGTTGGAGATGCGATTGATGCTTTGGGAGGACATGCTGATAATAAACAAGTACTTCATGAAGTTTCTAAG GTGTCTCTGAAGATTGCATCCATAGGTGCAGTTGCCTTTCTAGCAGCATTCTTGC AGGTGTCTAGCTGGGTGATCACTGGAGAGAGACAAGCTGCAAGAATAAGAGGCTTATACCTGAAAGCAATATTGAGGCAAGATATCAGCTTCTTTGACAAGGAAACCAACAGTGGCGAGGTTGTTGGAAGGATGTCAGGGGACACTGTTCTCATTCAAGAAGCCATGGGAGAGAAG TTAGGAAAGTTCATACAGAATGTGTCAAGTTTCCTGGGAGCCATAACCTTAGCCTTCACAAAGGGTTGGCTTCTGAGCCTTGTCCTTCTATCTTCTGTTCCTCTTCTTGTCCTCTCCGGTTCCTTGATGAGCTTAGCTTTTGCAAAGATGGCATCTCGAGGACAATCAGCTTATGCTGAGGCAGCAACTGTAGTGGAGCAGACAATTGGTTCAATTCGAACT GTTGCGTCATTTACTGGTGAGAAGCAAGCTATAGCTCAATACAATCAATACTTAACTAAAGCTTACAGAATTTCAGTGCAAGAGGGCGTGGTTAGTGGTTTTGGCTTGGGTTCATTTCAACTATTTTCGATCTGCACTTATGGTTTGGCAATATGGTTTGGGGGGAAGATGGTACTAGAGAAAGGTTACACAGGAGGACAAGTCATTGGTGTGTTTTGGACAATAATGTCTGGTTGTTT GCGTCTGGGGCAGGCATCTCCAAGTTTAAAAGCATTTTCTGCAGGAAAAGCTGCTGCCTATAAAATGTTTGAAACAATAAAGAGGCAGCCAGATATTGATGCATATGACTCTTCTGGTCAACAACTAGATGACATATCAGGAAATATAGAATTTAGGGAGGTTTGCTTTAGTTATCCATCGAGACCTGATGAACAGATATTCAAtagattttcaatttcaatatcaaGTGGCACTACTGCAGCATTGGTAGGGCAAAGTGGTAGTGGGAAATCAACAGTTATTAGTTTGATTGAGAGATTTTATGATCCGCAAGACGGTGAAGTTCTCATTGATGGCATCAATATGAGAGAATTTCAGTTGAAATGGATCAGAAAGAAAATAGGCCTTGTCAGCCAGGAACCAGTCCTTTTTACTGGTAgcattaaagaaaatattgcCTATGGTAAGGATTGGGCAACAGATGAAGAAATCAGAGCTGCAGCTGAACTTGCTAATGCTATTAAGTTCATTGATGAATTTCCACAT GGGCTTGACACAATGGTCGGCGAGCGTGGAACTCAGCTCTCTGGTGGTCAGAAACAAAGAATATCTATAGCAAGAGCAATTCTGAAAGACCCGAGAATTCTTCTCCTTGACGAAGCCACAAGTGCTCTTGACGTAGAATCAGAGAGAGTGGTGCAAGAGACACTAGACAGAATTATGATCAACCGAACAACTGTCATTGTAGCCCATCGCTTAAGCACAATCAGGAATGCTGATATGATTGCAGTTATTCATCAAGGAAAACTACAAGAAAAAG GTTCATATGCTGAACTTACTAATGATCCTGATGGAGCTTTAAGCCAGCTAATTAGATTGCAAGAATTTAGAAGGGAGTCAAAACAGCATGATACAAATTACACAGACCAGCAAGAAAACTTCATAGATTCTGAGCAACAATTGAACCTACAATTTTCTTTCCCTCTATCTTTAAGCCCAAGAAGAGGAAATAACAGTCATCACTCGTTCAGAATGTCAAATGCCATGCCTATCACATCAGAAAAAGGGCCTGAAGTTCTTTCTTCAGCAGCTTTGCATAAGCCTCGAGAAGTTTCTTTTGTCCGCATTGCTTATCTGAACAAACCTGAAATCCCAGTGTTACTGATGGGAACTCTAGCAGCAGCAGCAACTGGCGCATTACAACCCACTATGGGGCTTTTGCTTTCCAACATGATAAATACCTTCTTTGAGCCTGCAGATGAACTCCGTAAAAACTCAAAGTTTTGGTCATTAATATTTGTTGCCCTTGGTATCGCTGCCTTCATATTTATTCCCTTAAGGTCTTACTTCTTTGGTGTAGCTGGTTCTAAGTTGATAAAAAGGATCCGGCTAATGTGTTTTGAGAAAATAATTCACATGGAAATGGGCTGGTTTGATAAAGCTGAAAATTCAAGTGGAGTGCTTGGAGCAAGGCTGTCAACTGATGCAGCTTCGATTCGAACTTTGGTTGGGGATGCTCTTGGTTTGTTGATTCAAGATATCTCCACAGCATTGACAGCCCTGGTAATTGCCTTTGACGCAAACTGGCAACTTTCTCTAATCATTCTAGTTTTGGTACCACTAGTGTTACTAAATGGATACGTACAAATGAAGTCAATGCAAGGTTTCAGTACAGATGCAAAG AAACTGTATGAGGAAGCAAGTCAAGTAGCAAATGATGCAGTAGGGAATATGAGAACAGTTGCCTCTTTCTGTGCTGAAGAGAAAGTGATGGAGTTATACCAGAAGAAATGTTTAGGACCAATCCAGACAAGTATAAGGCTGGGTTTAATCAGCGGAGCAGGCTTCGGTTTATCAATCTTCTTTCTGTATGCTGTTAATGCCTGCGGTTATTATGTTGGAGCAAGACTGATTGAGAATGGCAAAGCATCATTCTCAGATGTTTTCCGT GTATTTTATGTTATCATAATGGCAGCCATAGCAATGTCGAAATCTGGTTTCCTGACCCCAGCTGCCAGTAAAGCAAAATGTTCTGTTGCTTCTATATTTGCTATTCTTGATCAGAAATCAAGTATAGATCCCGGTGATGAATCTAGAATGACATTGCAAGAAGTGAAGGGAGAGATTGAGTTTCACCATGTAACTTTCAAGTATCCAACCAGGCCTAATGCTCTTGTATTCAAAGATCTCTCCTTGACTATTCATGCAGGAGAG ACAGTTGCTCTAGTAGGTAAAAGTGGAAGTGGAAAGTCAACAATGCTCTCACTGTTACAGAGATTTTACGACCCAGATTCAGGTCAAATCACACTGGATGGAACAGAAGTCCAAAAGCTACAACTTAAATGGTTTAGGCAGCAGATGGGTCTGGTGAGCCAGGAGCCTGTGCTGTTTAATGACACCATTAGAGCTAATATTGCATATGGAAAAGGTGGTGATGCAACAGAAGCTGAAATTATAGCTGCAGCAGAACTGGCAAATGCACACAAGTTCATTAGCAGTTTGCAGCAG GGATATGATACATTAGTGGGGGTGAGAGGGATTCAACTATCCGGAGGACAGAAGCAGAGGGTAGCAATTGCAAGATCCATAGTTAAGAATCCAAAAATATTACTGCTAGATGAAGCCACCAGTGCACTTGATGCTGAGTCTGAAAGAATGGTTCAGGATGCACTTGACAGAGTGAGGGTGGATAGAACCACAATTGTGGTGGCTCACAGGTTATCCACCATAAAGGATGCAGATTCAATTGCAGTGGTTGAATATGGAGTCATTGCAGAGAAAGGAAAGCATGAAACTTTACTTAACAAAGGTGGTACATATGCTTCCTTAGTAGCACTACATATCAGTGCTTCTTCTTCATAA